The Pyxidicoccus trucidator genome includes a window with the following:
- a CDS encoding ACP synthase, with product MSAHESEWTLRRLSAGELAAAEAARVQAHATSCTVCGPALRELQQEQARFETAVPFERFEAGVERAVQRQRRSESFRAPPRRWVATTVAMAASVLVVLLVRPLLGDVGRETGTNRIKGGAVAELRIGGGLGPQREARPDAPEALEPGERVMLGYQADGHRYVAAVSVDAIGEVTPLHPESGTSPAVESGTDMHWLPDSWELTGSGAERVVLVLLDAPLPVDTLVDAAKRAFQAANGDVEHMAPLDVPGEQTHWVLLKP from the coding sequence ATGAGCGCGCACGAGTCGGAGTGGACATTGCGCCGCCTGAGCGCCGGAGAGCTGGCCGCCGCCGAGGCCGCCCGGGTCCAGGCCCATGCGACCTCCTGCACGGTGTGTGGCCCGGCCCTCCGCGAGCTTCAGCAGGAGCAGGCCCGCTTCGAGACGGCGGTGCCCTTCGAGCGCTTCGAGGCAGGCGTGGAGCGCGCGGTGCAGCGGCAGCGGCGGAGCGAGTCCTTCCGCGCGCCCCCTCGCCGCTGGGTGGCGACGACGGTGGCGATGGCCGCCTCGGTGCTGGTGGTGCTCCTGGTCCGGCCCCTGCTGGGTGACGTGGGCCGGGAGACGGGCACCAATCGAATCAAGGGCGGCGCGGTGGCGGAGCTGCGCATCGGCGGTGGCCTGGGCCCGCAGCGCGAGGCCCGCCCCGACGCGCCCGAGGCGCTGGAGCCGGGCGAGCGGGTGATGTTGGGCTACCAGGCGGATGGGCACCGGTACGTGGCGGCGGTGTCGGTGGACGCCATCGGCGAGGTGACGCCGCTGCACCCGGAGTCGGGCACCAGCCCCGCGGTGGAGTCCGGGACGGACATGCACTGGCTGCCGGACAGCTGGGAGCTGACGGGCTCCGGCGCCGAGCGTGTGGTGCTGGTGCTGCTGGACGCGCCCCTGCCCGTGGACACGCTGGTGGACGCGGCGAAGCGCGCCTTCCAGGCGGCGAACGGCGACGTGGAGCACATGGCGCCGCTCGACGTGCCGGGTGAGCAGACGCACTGGGTGCTGCTGAAGCCATGA